One Salarias fasciatus chromosome 22, fSalaFa1.1, whole genome shotgun sequence DNA segment encodes these proteins:
- the LOC115409477 gene encoding serine/threonine-protein kinase SBK1 codes for MTAAIKLLDEMCHLTAQSLIPMDTSEHFKVLKLLGEGSYGKVMLALHRKRGTPMALKFFPRESTSLFSFLREYNLSLSFCTHPSLTRALGIAYSTPSHYVFAQQASLFGDLYDVILPEVGVEEDCCQRVVAQLCGALSHLHTLGFVHRDVKPENVFLCDSACRWVKLGDFGMVKATGTRVPEVWYSSPYCPPEAEIARGNQDSWSSINDKDSGFKEKEEQKKKARVWGSVEPSTDSWALGILTYAMLTGSHPWAETASDCRAYLKYQEWFDRCTGPNGELDLWAEPENDSSETGLNKENFPVAPQFACFTPLACSFFQSLLDPRPNLRSRPEDVLRFLGGDWITENERLRLKEERKKSRGKGTLRNVKEMEGRGQR; via the exons ATGACA GCTGCCATAAAGCTTCTGGATGAAATGTGCCACCTGACAGCCCAGTCTCTGATTCCCATGGACACATCAGAGCACTTCAAGGTTCTAAAACTCCTGGGTGAGGGCTCGTACGGGAAAGTCATGCTGGCTTTACACAGGAAGAGAG GCACGCCGATGGCTCTGAAATTCTTCCCTCGCGAGTCCACGTCACTTTTCTCCTTCCTGAGAGAGTATAACCTCTCTCTGTCATTCTGCACACACCCATCCCTGACGAGAGCTCTGGGAATCGCCTACTCCACGCCTTCACACTACGTCTTTGCTCAACAGGCCAGCCTGTTCGGTGATCTCTACGACGTGATCCTGCCTGAG GTGGGtgtggaggaggactgctgTCAGCGGGTGGTGGCACAGCTTTGTGGCGCGCTGTCCCACCTGCACACGCTCGGCTTTGTCCACAGAGATGTCAAGCCGGAGAATGTCTTCCTGTGCGACTCTGCCTGCCGTTGGGTCAAACTGGGAGACTTTGGCATG GTCAAGGCAACAGGAACCAGGGTCCCCGAGGTCTGGTACAGCTCTCCTTATTGCCCCCCTGAGGCCGAGATAGCTCGAGGAAACcaggacagctggagcagcaTAAATGACAAGGACAGTGGCTTCAAGGAGAaggaagagcagaagaagaaggcgAGAGTCTGGGGGTCTGTGGAGCCCAGCACAGACAGCTGGGCGCTGGGCATCCTGACGTACGCCATGCTGACCGGCAGCCACCCCTGGGCTGAAACGGCCAGCGACTGCCGAGCATACCTGAAATATCAAGAATGGTTTGACAGGTGTACAGGCCCGAATGGCGAATTAGACTTGTGGGCAGAGCCAGAAAATGATTCAAGCGAAACAGGACTGAATAAGGAGAACTTTCCTGTTGCGccacagtttgcatgttttacccCGCTGGCTTGTTCCTTCTTCCAGTCGCTTCTCGACCCCAGGCCAAACCTACGCAGTCGACCCGAGGATGTGCTGCGTTTCCTCGGAGGGGACTGGATAACAGAGAACGAGAGGCTGAGgctgaaagaggagaggaagaagagtaGAGGGAAAGGAACTCTCAGGAATGTGAAAGAGATGGAGGGGAGAGGACAGCGTTAA
- the LOC115409478 gene encoding interleukin-11-like: MKLIHEFSSYLLHLLLLAELFVRSSSRPTPSTPLCGTFRSMIHHVDKLMNLSRKLHDLTEDEVKHFGDVHHRLDSLPEIHHTSADIRLLQVNESLSQLYAHTQSFKLHIDWLKTARENVSASSQSIEGASSHLQGLSDFLKASLQHMGEEAPQSTPPSLPVVSSAFDALIFSMEMSNRLQVFCDWSKRVLHHIKKQSCSQKH, encoded by the exons TAATTCATGAGTTCTCCTCGtatctcctccacctgctgctgctggctgagctgTTTGTTCGATCCTCATCTCGTCCCACCCCCAGTACCCCCCTCTGCGGCACATTCAGGTCAATGATCCACCATGTGGACAAACTGATGAATTTATCCAGAAAACTCCACGACCTG ACAGAAGATGAAGTCAAACACTTTGGTGATGTCCACCACAGGCTGGACAGTCTTCCTGAAATACATCACACGTCTGCTGATATCAGGCTGTTGCAG GTGAACGAGTCGCTGTCTCAGCTGTATGCACACACTCAGTCCTTCAAGCTGCACATAGACTGGCTGAAAACTGCCAGAGAAAATGTCAGTGCTTCCTCCCAGTCAATAGAGGGCGCCAGCAGTCACCTCCAGGGGCTGTCCGACTTCCTGAAAGCATCACTTCAGCAT ATGGGTGAAGAAGCCCCCCAGTCGACGCCCCCCTCCCTTCCCGTCGTCTCTTCAGCTTTCGATGCCCTCATATTTTCTATGGAGATGTCGAACCGGCTACAGGTCTTCTGTGACTGGTCTAAAAGAGTCTTACATCATATCAAGAAACAGTCCTGCAGTCAAAAACATTAA